cttataacatatatatttactatTCGATTCTCTCTCCCTTCTACAACTATTGATGTTTTAACCTTTTATTCTTATTccaaaattattgatatttaataaatttaaattttagaagaaattatTAATGGTCGGATATAATAGcgttaaaaataagatttaactGTATTTGCACATATTTAAGCAAAGAAATTAACCATTTGTGGTACATTTGTAAattcttttatcaaatattaacttaattaagtgttatatatcttataaattttttaattgagtttttattagttttttcttgtttattgaatatttgatttttattttttttaattgagattttgtgattttaattttttgtcattagttaatttgattattattttatctgtaaacaaatttcactcccaatctcaatatgggtGTTTAGTTAGTTTTggaaataggaaacttaaataatttttttaagcaaaaaataataataaatatttttttataaaattaaaattaaattttaataaaataaaattaggtagatgggttggtgggtcaactcagcccaccacgggttcaacccggatgagccgagtttaaattagccgggttgaaatctgacccgcataaaaaaatacaatttttttaaacctaactcgACGTGGTGAGCTGGATTGGCCCgcggattgtgacccattttgacagctttaaaaaaatcattaaatcatacattaaaacaatattgtttAAGAAATACATTTGTTTAAGAGGTATTCATTTATGgaagaagaaattaatattgattCTCCCTCACTCAAGCCATAAAAGATCATTTAAATGATAACATTCATCTCTTGTGTAATAACTCTAACACTTAAGTAATGGTTTAAGAGAGAGAATTGACACTCTTTAAATGTCTAAATAATCTCTTGAACAACTAAACTCCTATATGagagaaattttttataatttctcttCTGATCAAGGTCTTATTCCATATGTTAAACATTATATACCATCATTTAAGTGTTCATAGATTTTTTAGGACATAAGTACCTATATAGCATTAAATATCACTTGAGTTATTAATTTGTCTCATGAGACATATTCAAGAATTACATGCTTGCTTTCATCTAATAGAACCAACAacttagaaaattttgaattttgaaagtaTTCCTTATCAATTTCTTActcaaaaataaacatgttttggTCTGAGTGTTTCTCCAACACTCAACTTTGAATAAGGATATTTCACAACAACCCGGAATCATCAAATAATACTAATATTCAATATTTCTTAAGTCATTGTCtttaaacaaattcaacaatacacttgtttttagaaaatataagttTCTAGTTAGAACTCGTGTAATCATAAAATCCCGTCCAAGCATGTTGTTAGTAAAAAGAGAAGAATTGAAGAACATGataatttgatgatgataaaaagcAACATCAAAGAATTCAAAACATACAAATTACATTAGAAGACTTGTAGTTTAGCCTTAGGCTTTTGTAAaaagttttctaaatttatgTATTGGACTTAGTTTAGACAATTTGTATAAGATCACTCAAGAAAGtactaaaatatttcaaaaatgctTTGGAATAATCCATTCTCATAAGTGATAATCCATTATCCCATTTAATTTCAGATTTTCAGAAAAGcctataataatcaattatcactacTAGTGATCGATTATCACAGtgagaaaatgtattttttgaaaatgtttatagaataatcaattaccatTTATGACAAATGGGTTATTATCGACAATTTCAAATAAACTTTTCAGTTTCTTGACTTAacctaattttcaaaaataagagTCTACATTTTTACTTAAACCtagtttcaaaaataacttttctatTCAAAGGATTGAATTTGCCATTAATTGTTACCGACACGTGTATTATTGACAAAATACGGGCCGTCGGTAATCTGTTGATAAATTTTGATAACCAAAGGAATATATCTCTTAGCGACGAAATTTGACCATCGGTAATACCAACTCTTGCTAAAGTATGTCAGATTTTCTTTATAGTTAGTTGAGACAACTTTAAGCCTATTAAAATCTTTCTCCTTCTtggtatcaacaaaatcaaggcTTGTACCTTCTTGTATTCAAAGTTCCAAAAGGAATCATGCCATATGTTAGGGTTCAACTCTTTCTACCTAATAGTATAACAACTTAAGCAACATCATTCGATTATGACTTGATTACCCAAATGGCTCATGGAACAATGTTCTCCTTAAAAATTGCTCCACTACAAATCGAACTTATAATCTTGACTATAATATCAATTGTTGGATTGAATGTTTACTATGATtaaaaagtggactttaagtctaactcaatcctatAAATTGACTTATAAGATGGAATTTGTACAtacttatatattgtaaaaattgACCATATCTCTAGTCGGTGTGGAATTTCCAAGACACACCTTGCATAATGAATATATGTCTTGAACATAAACATTAATGGTGGTCCTATAGCAGTTCAATAACAAATGGAATAATAGATCCAACAAACAATAAACTTCACTATGATAAACTCTAATCCATGGTtttgatatcatgttaaaaagtagattttaaatctaattccaGTTTGTATAATGAAATCTACATTTActtatatacaataaattaaattaattttatttctaattaatatgaaacttccaattattactaaataaaaatttatagttaataataaaaatacaattcttTTGAGAACCATTTAACTATAACTATTTAATTGTAACTTGTCTATGTAACCtttattacataataattattgcaaaaaagaaataaaagcaccTCATCGTAAACAAAATTTCTCAAAGAACCTCTAAACTTATAAAGCTCTTGATTTATGATATCTATCATTAAAGTAAAAACTAAATAAGTCGTTATAAGATCTTATATCCTTAAAGCCTAAAACAGGTAAgcatatgattttaaaataagatgtttTAAGGATATATTATAGAATCATCTGAGCTCTTTCATATTACTgcacttatttatatttcattttttaataatctcCATTGCACTTTCATTCCCAGGTCACTATAGTGAGTGCACCCTTTAGCTTACGACTATTCTTTCATCAGACATGAATTcacctttttcttgttttttcctttcttcaatctTCACTATCattatctcttcttttctattCTTCTATGGCCCACAAGACATGGAATCCCATTGTGCCCGAAAATGCACATCCAATGCATGCTCTTTCATACAAACTCACCTCATATCCAATCACATGATCTCCAATGAAAACCAATAAAGGACACGTGTACGGTGATAGGAGCATGGGTCTGTGAGGACCAGGTGGGATTGGGGGTTCACAATCTTTGCCTTGAAATGACAAGAAAGAGGTAGTAGCTTCTTGCATAGAAAACCTTACCTTCCTCAAAGGGTGCAAAGTGCAATATTAAACTTGTAGGCCATTTTACAAAAGTAAGCGTGCAGaagcaaataaataataacacaaGACTTGCAAAAAAGCAAAAGGGGAAAAATCATTGAATATTCTTATTGTCCAAAACATCATTTTGAAGAATTTTAATATCGTCTAGGAGAGATTCGATTAACTGTTTTACGTTTtgtattattcaaatattaaataataaactttaagTAAAGTTGTTTTCTGAATCATATTAGACAATTTTAACAAATCTATAGCCTCATGCAAATTCACCATCATTTCTTGTTAAAACGTGGGATGTTCACCTTAAAATGAAACACTATTGTTTTAATCATAttgtttacaaaatatttttttaacttccaTTTATCCcatgaatattatataatatcttCACTTTTagttatatactttttttttatagattttatgcaaaaaatgtattatttttatacaatgGTATAACTGAACAATTCAACTCTTGATACCTTTTTTTAAACGACAAACTCATATTTTATCTCAATGATACAACACTCAAGTggcttatattttttttattttcatatgaacttaattttcaattaaatattttaaaaaacaagttactttttttatttataagaagtgactctttaaataaagaaaaccaCGCCTAATTCCTTAATTTAAGCAatgcaataaaatatataaaaaattctttgATAAATCTATCACGAAcctatattaaacttttaatacagtcattattatgaatataaaaaagacAGTGAGAAAGTAGGAAATTAATTCCGAAACACCTGTTAAGTAATagtacaatttaaataaaagaaatgaatgtTTAGCCTAgtatagttataaaaaaaaaaaaaaaaaaacattaaacggTGCATGATTTGTAGAATTGCATCATAGCCGTTGAATGAACATAGCATGAGACACTGACAGAGACCTTAACCTCATAACACTGGTTACACTCTCAGTCAACAGCGTGTCAGCTTTCCCAGAAAAGAGAGCCTCTTTCTTTGAACTTCTCACACAACACTTAcaacctttctctctctctctctctctctctctctctctctctctcacgctctctctctctctttctctttctgcttCGCTATAGTTCATGGCGTTTCTCAagcctttctctctctacatttcCATGTCCTTGttgttcttcctcttcttttgctTCTGCAAAGCCAGTACTACCACCACAAAGTCATTGTCCCCTTCACCATCCACTTCCTCTGATGTTGAACTTCTCTTGGGAAAAATCAAAGCTTCACTGCAAGGTAACTCTGACAACCTTGTTTTGTCTTCATGGAACTCCTCTATCCCACTTTGTCAGTGGAGAGGTCTCAAGTGGGTGTTCTCCAGGGGCACTCCTCTTTCATGCACTGACTTGTCTTCTCCACAATCTACCAACCTTACACTCCACAAGGACCCTTCTCTTCACTTGCTTTCTCTTCAGCTCCCATCAGCAAATCTCTCTGGTTCCCTCCCCAGAGAGCTCGGGGGTTTCCCTATGCTTCAAAGTCTTTACCTTAACATAAATTCATTGCAGGGAGCCATCCCTCTTGAGCTTGGCTACAGCTCCTCCCTTTCTGACATTGATTTGAGTGACAATATGCTAAGTGGGGTTCTTCCTCCGTCCATTTGGAACTTGTGTGACAGGCTTGTTTCCCTTAGGCTCCACGGTAATTCACTATCTGGGTCTGTTTCTGAGCCTGCATTACCCAACTCAACCTGCAAGAATTTGCAGTTGCTTGATTTAGGAGGCAATAAGTTTTCTGGGAGTTTCCCTGAGTTCATAACAAAGTTTGGTGGGCTAAATCAGCTTGACTTGGGGAACAACTTGTTCGTGGGTACAATTCCTCAAAGCCTTGCTGGGCTAAGGCTTGAAAAATTGAATCTTTCCCACAATAACTTCAGTGGGGTTTTGCCTTTCTTTGGAGAATCCAAGTTTGGTGTGGATGCTTTTGAGGGGAATAGCCCTGGTTTATGTGGACCACCTTTGGCAAGCTGCGCTAGGACCTCAACACTGAGTTCTGGTGCAGTTGCTGGCATTGTTATTAGTCTGATGACAGGAGCTGTGGTTTTAGCCTCTTTGTTGATTGGGTATATGCAGAACAAGAAGAGGAAGGGAAGTGGAGAGAGTGAAGATGAGTTgaatgaggaagaggaagatgaggaGAATGGTGGTAATGCTATTTGTGGAGCTGGTGAAGGGAAGCTTATGTTGTTCCCTGGAGGTGAGAACTTGACATTGGATGATGTGTTAAATGCAACTGGGCAAGTGTTGGAGAAGACTTGTTATGGGACAGCTTATAAGGCTAAGCTTGCTGATGGAGGCACAATTGCTTTGAGGTTGTTGCGAGAAGGTAGCTGCAAAGATAGGGCTTCATGTTTGTCAGTTATAAAGCAATTGGGAAAAATTCGCCATGAGAATTTGATTCCTCTGAGAGCTTTCTATCAGGGGAAGAGAGGGGAGAAGCTCCTTATCTATGACTATCTGCCTCTCAGAACGCTTCATGATCTTTTACATGGTTTGTTCAAGATACAATCTTCCACTAATGCATTccttgttattatttcttatttcaaacATGCACTTGCAAAATGAGAATTCAAATTGCACTGCTACTGTAATTTCATTTAAACCATTGAAAACCGTCTTCATAAATTGAAGAGTGAAATCAGCACATTTTTCATTGTCTGACTAAAAGTGTGTTTATTAGTATTTCTTCAACTAAAAACTCCTCTAGGCCTAAAGAGAAAAGAATTTATACCTGCTGTTAGGTCTCTGAACAATCATGATATCTATTGCAAGAAACACTTGAAATGAGGTGCTGATGAATTTTCAGcctaaagaaaaaagaaagtatacCTGCTGACAGATCTTTGAACAATCGTGATATCTATTATAAGAAACTCCTGAAACGGGG
This genomic stretch from Vigna radiata var. radiata cultivar VC1973A unplaced genomic scaffold, Vradiata_ver6 scaffold_382, whole genome shotgun sequence harbors:
- the LOC106780085 gene encoding putative kinase-like protein TMKL1, translating into MAFLKPFSLYISMSLLFFLFFCFCKASTTTTKSLSPSPSTSSDVELLLGKIKASLQGNSDNLVLSSWNSSIPLCQWRGLKWVFSRGTPLSCTDLSSPQSTNLTLHKDPSLHLLSLQLPSANLSGSLPRELGGFPMLQSLYLNINSLQGAIPLELGYSSSLSDIDLSDNMLSGVLPPSIWNLCDRLVSLRLHGNSLSGSVSEPALPNSTCKNLQLLDLGGNKFSGSFPEFITKFGGLNQLDLGNNLFVGTIPQSLAGLRLEKLNLSHNNFSGVLPFFGESKFGVDAFEGNSPGLCGPPLASCARTSTLSSGAVAGIVISLMTGAVVLASLLIGYMQNKKRKGSGESEDELNEEEEDEENGGNAICGAGEGKLMLFPGGENLTLDDVLNATGQVLEKTCYGTAYKAKLADGGTIALRLLREGSCKDRASCLSVIKQLGKIRHENLIPLRAFYQGKRGEKLLIYDYLPLRTLHDLLHEPKAGKPVLNWARRHKIALGIARGLAYLHTGLEVPITHANVRSKNVLVDDFFAARLTDFGLDKLMIPSIADEMVAQAKTHGYKAPELQRMKKCSSRTDVYAFGILLLEILIGKKPGKNGRSGEYVDLPSMVKVAVLEETTMEVFDVELLKGIRSPMEDGLVQALKLAMGCCAPVASVRPSMDEVVRQLEENRPRNRSALYSPTETRSGSVTPF